Genomic segment of Arcobacter sp. LA11:
AGTAGAGAAACAAAATCTTCAAACTATTAGAAATAGTGGAGAGCATTTATTATCAATAATAAATGAGATATTGGAGTTTGCAAAGATTGAGGCTGGAAAAATATCTATAAATCCAATTTCATCAAATTTACACAATTTACTTAGAGAGATTGAGTCAATGTTTATTGAAAGATGTATGGATAAAAATTTAGATTTTACTTTTAATATAGAAGAAGATGTTCCTAAGTATGTTAAATGTGATGAAAAAAGAGTAAGACAGATTTTTATTAATATTTTAGGAAATTCACTAAAGTTTACAAATTCTGGAAAAATAGAAATAAAAATAAAGTATGCAAAAAATAGACTTAAAATCAAGATAAAAGATACTGGTATAGGAATGACTAAAAAAGCAAAAGAGTTAGTATTTAAGCCTTTTGAACAAGTAGGAGAGTTAAAGCATAAACAAAAAGGAACAGGATTAGGTCTTGCTATTACAAAAGAATTAATAGAAAAGATGAATGGAAAAATCTCTTTTACATCTAAAGAAAATATTGGGACAACATTTAATTTTGAGATAGAGATTCAGACCGTTGATGCCTTTGAAGATAAGTTTACTGAAGAAAAACATGAAAATATTTTAGTATCTAAAAAATCGTATGATTATAAAGTTTTAGTTGCTGATGATATTAAAATAAATAGAGATCTATTAGTACAACTTTTAGATACGTACAATTTAAAAACTTACGAAGTAAAAGATGGCTTAGAGGTTTTAGAGTGTTGTAAAACAGATGATTTTGATTTGATTTTTATGGATATTCTTATGCCAAATCTTAATGGCTTAGAAACTATAAAAGAGTTGAAGAAAAATGATAAATATAAAGGTATTCCAATTGTCGCGATTTCTGCAAATGTCTTTGAAGATGATAAACAAAAAGCTTTAGAATCAGGAGCAGATGATTTTCTTACTAAGCCTTTTAAAGAAAAAGATATTATTAATACTCTTGAAGAGTATTTAGATATGTCTTTTACCTATCTTGATGAAGAAGAGCCTGAAGATATATTTTATGAAATGTCAGAACAAACTATAAAAGAAATTGTAAATGCAGCAGCATCTTTAAATACAAATTTAATTCTTGAGATATTAAAAAAAGAAAATATTCAAGCTTCTATAAAAAGAAAAATAGAAAAACTACTTTTAGAATATAAATTTGATGAAGTCATTAATCTAATTTCAAATAACAGGTAGTTTGTATACTTAGTATACAGAATATTTTTAATCATCTAAAAAAAACAACACTAAAGCAACACAACTTTCTTATACTGCATTTAAGAAAATATCAAAATATATTGATATTAAAAATTATAGGAGAGAGTACAAATGAAAAAGTTTTTAGCTAAATCATTATCTGCTGCTGCAATTGTTGCTATGGCTACTGTTGCAAATGCTGCGGATACAATCAAAGTTGGTGTTTTACACTCATTATCTGGAACTATGGCAATTTCAGAAACTACATTAAAAGATACAGTTTTAATGTTAATTGATGAGCAAAATAAAAAAGGTGGGGTTTTAGGAAAAAAATTAGAACCTGTAGTTGTTGACCCTGCGTCAAACTGGCCTTTATTTGCTGAAAAAATGAGAGGTCTTTTAACAAAAGATAAAGTTGATGTAACATTTGGTTGTTGGACATCAGTATCTAGAAAATCTGTTCTTCCAGTTATTGAAGAATTAAATGGATTACTGTTTTACCCAGTTCAATATGAAGGTGAAGAGTCTTCTAAAAATGTATTCTACACAGGTGCATCACCAAACCAACAAGCTATTCCAGCAGTTGATTACTTAATGAATGAAATTGGTGTTAAAAGATGGGTTTTAGCTGGTACTGATTACGTTTATCCAAGAACAACTAATAAAATCTTAGAGTCTTACTTAAAGGCTAAAGGTGTTGCTGCTGAAGATATTATGATTAACTATACTCCATTTGGTCACTCTGATTGGCAATCAATTGTTTCAGATGTTAAGAAGTTTGGATCTGCAGGTAAGAAAACTGCAGTTGTTTCTACAATCAATGGTGATGCAAACGTTCCTTTCTATAAAGAATTAGGTAACCAAGGTATTTCAGCTGAAGATATTCCTGTTGTTGCGTTCTCTGTTGGAGAAGAAGAGTTATCAGGTTTAGATACTAAACCTCTAGTTGGTCATTTAGCTGCGTGGAATTACTTCCAAAGTGCAGAAGCTGACGTAAATGATGAGTTTATTAAATCTTGGAAAGCATATACTAAAAATCCTAAAAGAGTTACAAATGACCCTATGGAAGCTACGTATATTGGATTTAAATTATGGGTAAAAGCTGTTGAAAAAGCTGGTACTACTGATGTTGATGCTGTAAGTGATGCAATCATTGGTCTTGAAGTTCCAAACTTAACAGGTGGAACTGCAAAGATGCTTAAAAATCACCACTTAACAAAACCAGTACTTATTGGAGAAATTCAAGAAGATGGTCAATTTGAAACAGTATGGCAAACAGAAGGTGAAGTTGCTGGAGATGCATGGTCTGATTTCTTACCATCATCAAAAGATACAATCTCTGATTGGACTAAACCAGTTAATTGTGGTAACTACAACACTGTAACAAAAAAGTGTTCTGGTCAAAACTACTAATTAAAACTTACAAAATAGAAGAGGAGAAGTATCACTTCTTCTCTTTATCTAAATTTAACTCAGGATTATTAAATGAAATCGAACTTTTTAAAAATAATCTTTCTTAATTTATTATTCATCTCATCACTTTTTGCAGATAGTTTTGAAGAAGATATTAACAAATTAAAAACTAATAGTTTAAAAACTAAACAAGTTGTTGTTAATGAAATTACAGAAAAATATATTACCGATGAACGAACAAATATACTTTTATCTAAGATGATAAAAGGTGAACTTTTTTATACAAAAGATACAGGAATTTTTGTTGTATTAGAAAAAAAAGATGGAAGTATCTATCATACTAAAACTTTTTTAGATAATGAAACACTTGAACCTATGAAGAAATCAAAGTTTAAAAAAGTAAAAACAAACAATAAATTAAGAAGTATTATTAAGACAAAAATTGCCCAAATGAACTTATTCTCTGAAAATGTAGAAAAAAGATTAAGTTCGGCAAAAAATATCTTACTAAATGTATCAACTGAATTTGAACCAATTATAAATAAAGCTTTAAAAATAGAGAAAGATTCTTCTGTAAAAAATAAATTATTAGAAGCAAAGACTATTTTAGATGCACAAAATTTAACAGGTAAAGAACAGATAAAAGCAGTAAGAGAGTTAAGTGATTTTATCTCTTCAAAATCTCTTTCTACACTAAAAGAAATCTCAGTGGATAATAGTAGTTCAGAAGAACTAAAAAAAGTAGCTTTAAAGTCAATATCTTCAGTAGAGACTACAAGGTCTTATTATGCAGTTGCAGAAAAAGCATTCTTTGGTCTTAGTATGGGTTCTGTTTTATTACTTGCAGCAATTGGTCTAGCAATTACTTTTGGTGTTATGAAAGTAATTAATATGGCTCATGGTGAAATGATGATGATTGGAGCATATACTACTTACACCTTACAACAAATTATGCCAGGACTTATTGAGTATTCAATTATTTTAGCAATTCCTGCTGCATTTATAGTAAGTGGTATGGTTGGAATTATTATTGAAAGACTAGTGATAAGACATTTATATGGAAGACCGCTTGAAACTTTACTTGCAACATTTGGGATTAGTTTAATCTTACAACAAATAGTTAGAACCATCTATTCTCCTTTAAATCAAGAAGTTAAAACGCCTTCTTGGATGAGTGGGGCACTAGAGATTAATAGTGCACTGTCTTTAACATATAATAGACTATATATTATTATTTTTGCACTTATTGTATTTGTTGGCATCTTATTACTTTTAAATAAAACATCATTAGGACTTAAAGTACGTGCTGTAACACAAAATAGACAAATGGCACAAGCAATGGGAATAAAAACTTCATGGATAGATGCAATGACATTTGGCTTGGGTTCTGGGATTGCTGGGATTGCTGGTGTTGCCTTATCTCAACTTACAAATGTAGGTCCAAATCTTGGACAAGCTTATATTGTAGATAGTTTTATGGTTGTAGTATTTGGTGGAGTAGGTAATTTATGGGGAACACTTATTGGAGCAATTACACTTGGTGAGATTAATAAGTTTATCGAACCAGTTGCAGGAGCAGTTCTTGCAAAAGTAATCATACTTGTATTTATCATTTTATTTATACAAAAAAGACCTAGAGGATTATTCCCTCAAAAAGGTCGAGATGCACAGGATTAAAAGATGAAAAAAATAGAAAATACAAAAAGAAAACCAATTTTATTACAGATTTTAGAAAAAGACAAAGGAGGTAAAATAGTTTTATCTATTTTAGCTTTTGTTGTTGCATATGTTTCATTTGCAAACCTTTTTATTAGTCCTGATTCGGCCTTTTATATTTCTACATATACAGTAACACTTTTAGGAAAGTACTTAGCCTTTGCATTACTTGCCCTTGCACTTGATTTAGTATGGGGATATATTGGAATATTAAGCCTTGGTCATGGAGCATTTTTTGCTCTTGGTGGATATGCAATGGGTATGTATCTTATGCGTCAAATTGGTGATAGAGGAGTTTATGGAAATGCTGAACTTCCAGACTTTATGGTATTTATGAATTTAAAAGAGTTACCGTGGTTTTGGTATGGTTTTGATAATCCTATCTTTGCATTAGTTATGATTATGTTTATACCTGCTGTTCTTGCTTTTGTTTTTGGTTACTTAGCATTTAGATCAAGAGTAACTGGTGTTTATCTTTCAATTATAACTCAAGCTATGACTTATGCACTTATGTTAGCATTTTTTAGAAATGACATGGGATTTGGTGGGAATAATGGACTTACAGATTTTAAAGATTTATTAGGCTTTGATTTATCTGCTGATAGTACAAGAATTGCTTTACTTATTACCTCCTTTTTAACTTTATTGATTGGATATTTAGTTGCAAGGTTTATTATGAATTCTAGACTTGGACGTGTTTGTATTGCAATACGTGATGGTGAAAGTCGTACAAGATTTATTGGATATAGAGTAGAACAATATAAACTGTTTATTTTTGTAGTATCAGCTGCAATGGCTGGAGTTGCAGGAGCTTTATATGTACCACAAGTTGGGATTATTAATCCTGGAGTATTTTCTCCATTATTTTCAATTGAGCTTGTTATTT
This window contains:
- the urtA gene encoding urea ABC transporter substrate-binding protein yields the protein MKKFLAKSLSAAAIVAMATVANAADTIKVGVLHSLSGTMAISETTLKDTVLMLIDEQNKKGGVLGKKLEPVVVDPASNWPLFAEKMRGLLTKDKVDVTFGCWTSVSRKSVLPVIEELNGLLFYPVQYEGEESSKNVFYTGASPNQQAIPAVDYLMNEIGVKRWVLAGTDYVYPRTTNKILESYLKAKGVAAEDIMINYTPFGHSDWQSIVSDVKKFGSAGKKTAVVSTINGDANVPFYKELGNQGISAEDIPVVAFSVGEEELSGLDTKPLVGHLAAWNYFQSAEADVNDEFIKSWKAYTKNPKRVTNDPMEATYIGFKLWVKAVEKAGTTDVDAVSDAIIGLEVPNLTGGTAKMLKNHHLTKPVLIGEIQEDGQFETVWQTEGEVAGDAWSDFLPSSKDTISDWTKPVNCGNYNTVTKKCSGQNY
- the urtB gene encoding urea ABC transporter permease subunit UrtB, with amino-acid sequence MKSNFLKIIFLNLLFISSLFADSFEEDINKLKTNSLKTKQVVVNEITEKYITDERTNILLSKMIKGELFYTKDTGIFVVLEKKDGSIYHTKTFLDNETLEPMKKSKFKKVKTNNKLRSIIKTKIAQMNLFSENVEKRLSSAKNILLNVSTEFEPIINKALKIEKDSSVKNKLLEAKTILDAQNLTGKEQIKAVRELSDFISSKSLSTLKEISVDNSSSEELKKVALKSISSVETTRSYYAVAEKAFFGLSMGSVLLLAAIGLAITFGVMKVINMAHGEMMMIGAYTTYTLQQIMPGLIEYSIILAIPAAFIVSGMVGIIIERLVIRHLYGRPLETLLATFGISLILQQIVRTIYSPLNQEVKTPSWMSGALEINSALSLTYNRLYIIIFALIVFVGILLLLNKTSLGLKVRAVTQNRQMAQAMGIKTSWIDAMTFGLGSGIAGIAGVALSQLTNVGPNLGQAYIVDSFMVVVFGGVGNLWGTLIGAITLGEINKFIEPVAGAVLAKVIILVFIILFIQKRPRGLFPQKGRDAQD
- the urtC gene encoding urea ABC transporter permease subunit UrtC, producing the protein MKKIENTKRKPILLQILEKDKGGKIVLSILAFVVAYVSFANLFISPDSAFYISTYTVTLLGKYLAFALLALALDLVWGYIGILSLGHGAFFALGGYAMGMYLMRQIGDRGVYGNAELPDFMVFMNLKELPWFWYGFDNPIFALVMIMFIPAVLAFVFGYLAFRSRVTGVYLSIITQAMTYALMLAFFRNDMGFGGNNGLTDFKDLLGFDLSADSTRIALLITSFLTLLIGYLVARFIMNSRLGRVCIAIRDGESRTRFIGYRVEQYKLFIFVVSAAMAGVAGALYVPQVGIINPGVFSPLFSIELVIWVAIGGRGTLYGAIVGAFIVNYASTYFTSALPEVWLYALGGLFVFVTLFLPKGVVGLISKISVSMKRKEKEEVQNVTA